GGAAAGCAAAACCCTTGCCAGGGTGACGGACGATCCGGCCAAGAAGGCAGCTCGGCGCCGCCCGCTCCGTGCTGTGCGCCCGCCAAATGCCCGCCATCTACAGGGCCTTGCAACAGAATCACCCTCACACCCCCAAGAGCATCCGCACTTCCGCCGAATAGAGCAAGGAGGACAGTGCGGGATACTCTGCGCTTCCTCGACCGGAGCTAGGCCCCATGGTCATCAACCCAAACACGGCCTGCGCAGATGTGGACAGGGGTGCGATGGAGGTCGAATGGTTCCCGGTCTAGGTGACCGCCTTGATGCCTCGACGCAACCCCCCAGCGTGCTCGTGGTCGACGACGAAGCCGACACCAGAGAGCGCGTCTCGGAGCTGCTGCGGCGGCACGGCCTCATTACGCACCAGGCCGCATCCGCACAGGATGCGCTGCGCGCTATTCGCCAGCAGACCATCGACGTCGTGCTTGTCGACCTGGTCGTGCAGGATACGGGCGGACTCGAGTGCTGCCGACTCATCAAGGGCGCGGTTGATAGGAAGAGTTTTCTTCCAGTCATCTTGGTGACAACCAAGGCGGGCGCGGACAGCCGGGGGGCGGACATGCGATTCGGTGCCGACGATTACCTGTCCAAGCCGTTCGACGAGCGTGAGCTGCTCGCCCGCATCAGCAACCTTGTAAGCCTGAAGCAGATGCACGATCACCTGAACAACGCCAGGCAACGCCTGGAGAAGCTCGCCATCGAGGACGAGCTCACTGGGCTTCACAACTACCGTTATCTGCGGTCGCGCTTGACCGAGGAGTTCAAGCGTGCCGCACGCTACGGAGAACCGCTAGCCTGCGTGATGATTGACATCGATCATTTCAAGCGAGTCAACGATGCGTTCGGTCACGAGGGAGGGGACGCTACCTTGCGAGAAACGGCACGACGCCTGGAGGCGGTCGTACGGGAAATCGATGCGGTGACGCGCTATGGAGGAGAGGAGTTCCTGCTGCTGCTGCCCAGCACGAATTTCTCAGGTGCCTTGGCAGTCGCCGAGCGAGTGCGTACCAGCGTGCGGGACACTCCCGTCACGATCAGCGAGGAATACACAACGCGGGTCACGGTCTCCATCGGCGCCGCCGTCTATCCCAACCGGGACATTCACACCGAGGACGAGCTCGTCAAAGCGGCCGACGCGGCACTCTACGAGGCCAAGAGGCGCGGCCGCGACTGCGTCTGCCTGCATCACCATCAGGGCTACCTGTATTCGCCAGACCAGCCCGACCCACTCCCAGACGCACGCCGCCCACAACCATGATAGGCAGCGCGAGCAGCACGACGTAGCTGCCTACTTCGACCTGCACGCTGACCTCCTGTCCCAGCTGCAGGGACAAGAAGTCAGCGGCGTCGCGGGCGCCGATCAGCGTCATGACGAGCGCCACGCTTGGCATGAGCGCTACGATCGGAACGGCGAGTCGGGCACCTCGCATCGCGGTCAGGGTGCGGCGTCTGAAGAGCGTCATCAACGTGAACACGCACGCGAGTGGAACAATCCACAGCCTGCCGGCTCGGTTCAGCGCAAGCTCCAGCATCGTGGATGTGGCTTCCCTTGCCCCGCGCAGGGAAACACAGGGGAGGAAGAACGCCACCACGGTGGCGAGCGAGCCAACGGCCACCGGTCCTCTGCCATAACGAGCCTCCCATGGGCCGACCGGGCGATCGGCCGAGCCGTCGTGCGCTTCGGGTGGCAGGCGCTGCCAGGGCACGAGCGGCAGCTCGTGGTCGGGGCACTCGTGCTCGTCTTCGAAGCCCTCCCGGCAAAAAGGACAAAAAAGCACAGGGGCATTCATCCAAGCGAGCTCCGCGCAGAAACTGGTGTAGATTCGCAGGCCATCCGACCACGTCAAGCCAACGGAACAAATATTCAGTTCATGGAGTTTCGATGGAGAAGCCACCGAACCAAGACCACTCGCTTACCATCAAGGCGGACGACGAGACCGCCAAGGGGCGCTTTGCCAACCTCGCGCAGGTGGGAAGCACCCAAGACGCGTTCGTGCTCGACTTCGCCTTTGTGCATGGCAACCTGGGCTGGCTGCTTTCGCGCGTGCTGCTGTCGCCGCAGCACGCGAAACGCTTCAACGCGGTGCTGACGGACACCGTCGCAAAGTACGAGGCGCGCTTCGGCACCATCGATATGGGGCCCACGTTGCAGTAGGCAATGCTATGGTGGCAGACTCGGACAAGGCGCCGGGTCCATGAAGACGCGCGGCATTACCAAGACAGACTTCGACCGTATCGTGGCGGTGTTCGACAGCTGGATGGGCGCACCGGCAAGCGACCGACCCCATCCGGTCTACTTCTACGAGCTCGGAGACCATGCCCTGGTGGTCGAGGACGACGAGCAGCAGATGCGGGCTTTCTTGCTTGGGTTTATCGCGCCCACCTCACCGCCAACCGGCTACATTCACCTCGTGGGCATACATCCGGACTACCGCCGGCGTGGAATCGGCAAGGAGCTCTATTCCCAGTTTGCTCGACGCTGCCAGGCGGCCGGCGCCAGTCGCCTGAAAGCCATCGCCACGGTGCGTCACGAGCAAGCCGCCCGCTTTCACGGCTCCCTCGGCTT
Above is a genomic segment from Pseudomonadota bacterium containing:
- a CDS encoding DUF3467 domain-containing protein; translation: MEKPPNQDHSLTIKADDETAKGRFANLAQVGSTQDAFVLDFAFVHGNLGWLLSRVLLSPQHAKRFNAVLTDTVAKYEARFGTIDMGPTLQ
- a CDS encoding diguanylate cyclase, which gives rise to MVPGLGDRLDASTQPPSVLVVDDEADTRERVSELLRRHGLITHQAASAQDALRAIRQQTIDVVLVDLVVQDTGGLECCRLIKGAVDRKSFLPVILVTTKAGADSRGADMRFGADDYLSKPFDERELLARISNLVSLKQMHDHLNNARQRLEKLAIEDELTGLHNYRYLRSRLTEEFKRAARYGEPLACVMIDIDHFKRVNDAFGHEGGDATLRETARRLEAVVREIDAVTRYGGEEFLLLLPSTNFSGALAVAERVRTSVRDTPVTISEEYTTRVTVSIGAAVYPNRDIHTEDELVKAADAALYEAKRRGRDCVCLHHHQGYLYSPDQPDPLPDARRPQP
- a CDS encoding GNAT family N-acetyltransferase; this encodes MKTRGITKTDFDRIVAVFDSWMGAPASDRPHPVYFYELGDHALVVEDDEQQMRAFLLGFIAPTSPPTGYIHLVGIHPDYRRRGIGKELYSQFARRCQAAGASRLKAIATVRHEQAARFHGSLGFEVREEPDYAGQGCARLLFTKAL